In Polyodon spathula isolate WHYD16114869_AA chromosome 11, ASM1765450v1, whole genome shotgun sequence, one genomic interval encodes:
- the LOC121323714 gene encoding sodium/potassium-transporting ATPase subunit beta-3-like: MSNKEEKPADQNQSTWKDFVFNPRSGAFMGRTASSWALILLFYLVFYGFLAGLFTLTMWVMLQTLDDNAPKYCDRVPSPGLVIRPKTLDIVYNRSDSSKYSHYVQHLESFLQQYNDKDQDKKQPCLSGSYNIQDDETLPKKSCPFKRSLLGQCSGLHDPSFGYSEGKPCILVKMNRIIGLKPSGDPYINCTVKKEGSDFNMLYFPATKNFDLMYFPYYGKKAHETYVQPLIAVKLMLEKKDYDNVITLECKIEGSSNLKNNDERDKFLGRVIFTVKITE, translated from the exons ATTTTGTCTTCAACCCGCGCAGCGGCGCGTTTATGGGGCGCACAGCCAGTAGTTGGG CTCTGATTCTTCTCTTCTACCTAGTCTTCTATGGTTTCTTAGCTGGACTTTTTACACTCACTATGTGGGTCATGCTTCAAACACTGGATGACAATGCTCCAAAGTATTGTGACAGAGTCCCGAGTCCAG GGCTGGTAATCAGGCCAAAGACCCTGGATATAGTGTATAACAGATCTGACTCCTCAAAGTATAGCCACTACGTTCAGCATCTTGAGTCATTTTTACAGC AGTACAATGATAAAGATCAAGATAAAAAGCAACCATGCCTTTCTGGGAGCTACAATATACAAGATGATGAGACACTTCCCAAAAAATCGTGTCCGTTTAAACGCAGTCTGCTGGGACAGTGTTCTGGATTACATGATCCCAGTTTTGGCTACTCAGAGGGAAAACCTTGTATACTTGTGAAAATGAACAGA ATTATTGGACTCAAGCCATCAGGGGATCCTTACATTAATTGCACTGTTAAG AAAGAAGGTAGTGATTTTAATATGCTGTATTTTCCTGCAACTAAGAATTTCGATCTTATGTACTTTCCATATTATGGAAAAAAAGCTCAT GAAACATACGTGCAGCCTTTGATTGCTGTAAAACTGATGCTTGAAAAGAAAGATTATGATAATGTAATAACATTGGAGTGCAAGATAGAGGGATCAAGTAACCTGAAAAACAATGATGAACGGGACAAGTTTCTGGGACGAGTGATTTTCACTGTTAAAATTACTGAGTAG